A DNA window from Canis lupus familiaris isolate Mischka breed German Shepherd chromosome 10, alternate assembly UU_Cfam_GSD_1.0, whole genome shotgun sequence contains the following coding sequences:
- the METTL7B gene encoding methyltransferase-like protein 7B: MDALVCLLQLLLLLLTLPLHLMALLGCWQPLCKAYFPYLMAVLTAKGNRKMERKKQELFGQINRLTGASGKVALLELGCGTGANFQFYPAGCRITCLDPNPHFEKFLTKSMAENRHLQYEQFVVASGEDMRQVADSSMDVVVSTLVLCSVQSPRRVLQEVKRVLRPGGLFLFWEHVAEPRGSWAFLWQQVVEPTWKHIGDGCCLTRETWKDLESAQFSHLQMEQQPPPFKWLPVGPHIMGKAVK, translated from the exons ATGGATGCCCTGGTCTgcctgctgcagctgctgctgctgctcctgacGCTGCCCCTGCACCTGATGGCTCTACTGGGCTGCTGGCAGCCCCTGTGCAAAGCCTACTTCCCCTACCTAATGGCTGTGCTGACGGCCAAGGGCAACCGCAAGATGGAGCGTAAGAAACAGGAGCTCTTTGGCCAGATAAACAGGCTTACAGGAGCCTCCGGGAAGGTGGCCTTGCTGGAGCTGGGCTGTGGCACCGGGGCCAACTTCCAGTTCTACCCAGCGGGCTGCAGGATCACCTGCCTGGACCCAAATCCCCACTTCGAGAAGTTCTTGACAAAGAGCATGGCTGAGAACAGGCATCTCCAATATGAACAGTTTGTGGTGGCTTCCGGAGAGGACATGAGACAAGTGGCTGACAGCTCCATGGATGTGGTGGTCAGCACCCTGGTGCTGTGCTCTGTGCAGAGTCCGAGGAGGGTCCTGCAGGAGGTCAAGAGAGTGCTGAGGCCG gGAGGACTGTTCCTTTTCTGGGAGCATGTGGCTGAGCCACGTGGAAGCTGGGCCTTCCTGTGGCAGCAAGTTGTAGAGCCCACCTGGAAACACATCGGGGATGGCTGCTGCCTCACCAGGGAGACTTGGAAGGATCTCGAGAGTGCCCAGTTCTCCCACCTCCAGATGGAACAACAACCCCCTCCCTTCAAGTGGTTGCCTGTTGGGCCCCACATCATGGGGAAGGCTGTGAAATAA